The Sorghum bicolor cultivar BTx623 chromosome 6, Sorghum_bicolor_NCBIv3, whole genome shotgun sequence genome contains the following window.
TGCATGACATCAAAATTATGTCGCAGCATCAAATTTTTCCAATATGGAAGTTTGAACCAAATAGATCTCCTTTTGAAAATGACTAAGGGCTCCCCTtccttcctttttttctttcctgGTTGCTTCCCAGATGGATCCTTGCCAAAACTTGTACTAAGGTCCTTAGTGCAGTCCAAAATTTGCTCCCCGGATAGTGGTGTAGGTGCTGGCCTAAACTCAGTTTTACCACCAAATTTATCAGCATCAAATCTAAATGGGTGGTTTTCATCCAAGAATCTACGATGATCCATATAGCATGTCTTCGTACCATTACGAAGTCTAAGTGAACATGTGAATTGGTGGCAATCAGGACATCCTGCTTCACCAGATGTGGTAGACCCAGACACATAACCTAAACCTGGGAAATCTGAAATAGTCCACAACACTGCCGCCCTCAACTTGAAGAACTCACCCTTTGAAGCATCATAGGTTCTAACTCCATTTTCAAACATATCTAACAAATCATAAACAAGTGGCTGTAAAAAGACATCCATATCATGACCTGGGGCACGTTTACCGAGAATGAGCAAAGAAAGGATGAAATTTGACTGCTTCATGCACATGGAAGGTGGGAAATTGAGTGGAATACAAATACCAGGCCAAACACTATAGCTAACATTGTTCATCCTAAATGGATTAAACCCATCTGTGGCAAATGCTAGACGGATATTTCGACTATCTGCAGAAAATTCTGGATACCTCTCATCAAAATCCTGCCATAGAGGTGAATCTGCAGGATGCCTTAGCAGACCATCCTTTTTTCGGTCCTCATCATGCCATCTCGTTAGACTTGCTGTTTTAGAGGATAGAAATAACCTTTGGAGTGTTTTCTTTATAGGAAAGTAGCGGAGAACCTTTTTAGGAACCTTATACACATGTCTCTCATCTAGACTCTTTCTATTAGATTTCCATCGAGAAACCTCACATTTTGGACACTGATCTTTATCCACATTCTCTTTCCAGTAGAGAATGCAATCATTTGGACAAGCATGAATACTTTTGTAACCAACTCCAATAGATTTTACCAATTTCTTAGCTTCATGGAAGTTTCTAGGTAGATTTGAACCCTCGAGTGCATCATTAAGTAGATCTAGTAGTATGTTCATAGATCTATCAGACCATCCACCAAGGAGTTTGATGTGGAGCAATCTAATTAGAAACCTTAGTTGTGTATATTTCTTGCAATTTGGGTATAGCTCTTTGCTATTTTCTGCTACCAACTTTTGAAGGGCAACTAGTTCAGGACAAGTCTCCAAAGTTGAACTATCATCTTCAAAATCTCCTCTATCATCTAGACCAGCAGCTAAGTCTCTAAGCAAATCAGATATTTCATCATCCTCAGTAGAATCCTCTAACACCTCAGTAGCATCACAATTCCCATGATTCATAGAAGAGCTAGCTTCTCCATGTAAGTTCCATGTTCTATATCCTTTTAGAAACCCATCACATATCAAGTGCTCACGGACTTCACTCGCCTCTTTCCAAAATGAGTTCACACACTTTCTACAAGGGCATAATATCTTGCTGCCTAGTGCAGAATTACTAAAAGcaaaagctaagaaaccattcacTCCTTGCAAATATCTCTTGGTGTGCCTATGTGAAAGTTTTAGGTTAAATACCATTTGACATGTATATATAACTTTCAATATTTGTAAACTAATTGTTTTTTACCTAGCATTATCATCAATCCATGTTTTATCCATGGTCAACCTTCACACAAGACATCGACTAGATTTCAATatgaaataaaaaatatcacaacCATTGAAACAGTCACATACTAGGGACATAGAAACCTACCG
Protein-coding sequences here:
- the LOC110436181 gene encoding uncharacterized protein LOC110436181 isoform X1 encodes the protein MVFNLKLSHRHTKRYLQGVNGFLAFAFSNSALGSKILCPCRKCVNSFWKEASEVREHLICDGFLKGYRTWNLHGEASSSMNHGNCDATEVLEDSTEDDEISDLLRDLAAGLDDRGDFEDDSSTLETCPELVALQKLVAENSKELYPNCKKYTQLRFLIRLLHIKLLGGWSDRSMNILLDLLNDALEGSNLPRNFHEAKKLVKSIGVGYKSIHACPNDCILYWKENVDKDQCPKCEVSRWKSNRKSLDERHVYKVPKKVLRYFPIKKTLQRLFLSSKTASLTRWHDEDRKKDGLLRHPADSPLWQDFDERYPEFSADSRNIRLAFATDGFNPFRMNNVSYSVWPGICIPLNFPPSMCMKQSNFILSLLILGKRAPGHDMDVFLQPLVYDLLDMFENGVRTYDASKGEFFKLRAAVLWTISDFPGLGYVSGSTTSGEAGCPDCHQFTCSLRLRNGTKTCYMDHRRFLDENHPFRFDADKFGGKTEFRPAPTPLSGEQILDCTKDLSTSFGKDPSGKQPGKKKRKEGEPLVIFKRRSIWFKLPYWKNLMLRHNFDVMHIGKNVSESLINTFLGTTDKSKDNLNSRLDLQALGIRGDLHPVEVDDQLYLPPAPYTMSPDEKKLFCQILKGVKFPDGYASDIRHNIHVNEKKVFGLKSHECHIILQHLLPLAVRKILPEIVSAGVIRISNFFKKLCSPVIQRSDMDILEANIAETLSLLEVIFPPSFFNMMVHLMVHLPAQARIAGPVHFRSMWPVERYLMRLKGSVHTKSHPEGSIMEWSMFNECLTLCARYLHGATQVGYQVLTHEDCSTTPFFRTIGRGMAGKCTMSIDHKTWLQAHRYVLFNYDNIGPYLDKHSHYLSSIGV